A window from Dunckerocampus dactyliophorus isolate RoL2022-P2 chromosome 15, RoL_Ddac_1.1, whole genome shotgun sequence encodes these proteins:
- the LOC129168152 gene encoding kelch domain-containing protein 1-like has product MTAAAREASTSRLERSSHTAFIHNNTLHVWGGYQVIAGEDVVLPSDEIWICDLDSGMWERREMSGEVPRDLMGFCGSYVNGSLYVFAGCDQQGYSNKMFSVDLMQQCYLWKKVPASKGTPPSPRTKHSCWVHGDRLIYFGGYGCKTILEVRNATLSTFVIEEMSWTTIGDTLFRCWGWNNEVNVFDTHTTTWSVPETQGPVPTHRGCHASAVVGSKGYVCGGVESADLDLFCLDLDKWTWTQFNVSPCCAPLGRSMHTMTPTSDHTLFVFGGLGADGSTLNDAWQFDTLRREWSKMTHPHKDKPRVCHSACLGSESDVVVFGGSSNLRILMDSVAVLRAPSQHHCRDVFIFQTQPYSLFRLCEDFLGRNAALLGRRLAWLPTKLRGKVEKRVAFFSLPSP; this is encoded by the exons ATGACTGCGGCCGCCCGAGAAGCGTCGACGAGCCGGCTGGAGAGGAGCAGCCATACGGCCTTCATCCACAACAACACCCTGCACGTATGGGGAGGCTACCAG GTCATCGCCGGTGAGGACGTCGTCCTGCCCAGTGATGAGATCTGGATCTGTGACTTAGACAGCGGCATGTG GGAGCGGCGGGAGATGAGCGGCGAGGTGCCCCGTGACCTGATGGGCTTCTGCGGCTCATACGTGAACGGCTCGCTGTACGTCTTTGCAGGATGCGACCAACAAGGCTACAGCAACAAA ATGTTCAGCGTGGACCTCATGCAGCAGTGCTATCTGTGGAAGAAGGTGCCTGCTTCCAAAGGAACGCCGCCCTCGCCCAGGACCAAGCACAGCTGCTGGGTGCATGGAGATCG GTTGATCTACTTTGGGGGCTACGGATGCAAGACCATCTTGGAGGTGAGGAACGCGACGTTGTCAACCTTCGTCATTGAAGAGATGTCCTGG ACGACCATCGGTGACACGTTATTTCGGTGCTGGGGCTGGAACAACGAGGTCAACGTGTTCGACACACACACGACGACGTGGAGCGTCCCCGAGACTCAG GGCCCTGTGCCAACCCACCGAGGCTGCCACGCCAGCGCCGTGGTGGGGAGCAAAGGCTACGTGTGTGGCGGCGTG GAAAGTGCAGACTTGGACCTCTTCTGCTTGGACCTGGACAAATGGACCTGGACTCAATT TAACGTCTCGCCATGCTGCGCGCCGTTGGGCCGCTCCATGCACACCATGACGCCCACCTCCGACCACACCCTCTTCGTGTTCGGCGGTCTGGGCGCGGATGGAAGCACCCTCA ATGACGCCTGGCAGTTCGACACGCTCCGGAGAGAGTGGAGCAAGATGACGCACCCGCACAAGGACAAGCCCAG GGTGTGTCACAGCGCCTGCCTGGGAAGCGAGAGCGATGTCGTCGTCTTTGGGGGAAGCAGCAACCTGCGCATCCTCATGGATTCC GTAGCAGTGCTGAGGGCTCCGTCGCAGCATCACTGCCGAGATGTGTTCATCTTCCAGACGCAGCCGTACTCCCTCTTCAG GCTGTGCGAGGACTTCCTGGGGAGAAACGCGGCGCTGCTGGGCCGACGTCTGGCGTGGCTGCCGACCAAGCTGCGCGGCAAAGTGGAGAAGAGGGTCGCCTTCTTCTCGCTGCCGTCGCCTTGA